The sequence TTTAATTTCAATATCAGGATTATCAGGGGGTGGTTGCACATTATATTGATGCCCTAAATTATCTACTATTACAACCCCTTTACCATGCAAATTGAGATATATCGTATGTTTAAAACCATTAGTTACGGTTAATCCTACAATAGTATTTTCCCTATTTAATGAAATATAATTCAATCTCCCTACAGTCCCATTGGCATGTGTTGCTTTTATGTTCAATTGTCTTTCAGTTAATAACGTACTGGATGTTTTTACTTCAACTGGATTTTCCACAGTATCCGAATTTATATTTTTTGTTATGATTTTCCGTACTTGTTTGTTATCAAACATTAGCAACGTACCCACACACATAATCATCAAAATCGCAGATATTATTCCTAGTACGTAACCAGTATTATGTCGATCTAAATTATTAGTATGGTTGATAGTATATTCGATTAATTTATTCTTTAAATTTTTTCTATCCATATGATATTACTTTTAATACTGTATAAGTATAAAGTAGCTCTGCCTCAGTATTAACACTAGTTGTTTAGGTAACTATTTTATGAATTTTATGTAAATCATGGAAATTAATAAGTCTTATGCATTTAACCAGAATATTGGTATAAAAAAGCAGATAAGATTACTTAAGTAGCCAGGAAAGGAAATAAAGGTTATACTGTTTATTAATATGTAGGTTAACTATTGCCTGCATTGCCTAAATATATTAGGGCGCGTAGTTCAGTGGATAGAACATCAGATTCCGGTTCTGACGGTCGGGGGTTCAAATCCCTCCGCGCTCATTTTTAGTAATTACACAGCTTTCATCAATTAATATTTATTTGCTGTGGCAAAAATAGTTTCTTGTAGAGACGCTACTCATGTCGTCTCTACATACTGGCAGTTTAATACATTAATCTGCAATAAAATCGCTATGACCAGTATATATATAGTCAACTTCGCGCAAACCAGAACCCATCTCGTTTTCTAGCTCTACAGCATAGTGAGATTCTTCTTTAGCAACTAACTTTCCTGGGTAATCTCCTGGCTGTATTACTTTTAATTGGCTCGGATTTATATTAGAAGATTGGTCGGAAGAAGGTTTGAGATAAGTAGTATACCTAACTTTTAAAGTACCGGATATAGTTGTTATTTCTTCTTTGCCGACTAAACCATCGACGATTGCAGTAGCCATTTTTTCAGCGTTGAATAATCGCATATCTTTGTCGGAACTGATAAAGCAACATTCAATTAAAATTGCTGGCATTGCAGTCAGTTCCAAGACTCTAAATCTAGCTTTTTTTACACCTCGGTTAAAGAAACCTAAAGATGCAATATTGCTAACTACTGATTGCGCTAAAGGTCTGGCAGCACTACGTAAGTCATATACGTAAACTTCACTACCATTAGCTCTCGGACTGCTAAAAGCATTAAAGTGGATAGAGATAAAATAATCAGCATCAAGTTGATTAGCTTTTCTAGCTCTTTGCATCAAAGAATCATCGGTACTATAAGCAGATTGCGGCGTAACAGAAATAACTTTATGCTTTCTTAGACGGAGCTTACCAATAACTAACTCCCCTACTAGCTTAGTCAAAGCATCTTCACTGTACTTGTTAGTGCGGGCACCGGTGTCATAGGGAGGGCAATTGTGACCAATATCGATAGCGAAGAACATTTGTGTATCTCCTTATTTACTACTGCAATTCGAGACACCCTGTCAGGAGTTGATTATTTTTCTTGCAAGTTTTGACTGAATTAATTCGGGCATAGTGAAATAAGCACATTTCGGAAAATGTACCTACAAGCAATTATTTATATCCGCAAAAAAGCTGATATCTCTAATTAAATATTGTAAAAATTCTCTATAAATAATTTAATAAAAAAATGTATTTTAACTAAAAATAAAATTGTAATTTAGTAATCCTTATTAACCGTAAATCAATTTTGTATTTTGGATATGTAATTTCAGATTATTTCTATAAATAAATTTTGAGAGTCACAATTCCTCTGTAAAAAACGGATACGATACTATTTATTATGAGTTAGAAGTATTTAATGTTATATTTTATAATTTTATAATTGAGATTCAATAAATTAGGATTCGACAGTTAGAAGAATAATAATTTAGTGATGAGATAACGGGATAATGAGGAAGGATTTTTCACTCCATATTTTTACCTCTTCATCCCATCTCCCCTTCTCATACTTCTAGGTCACAGCAGGATGTAGAATAATCAAGTGAAACTCATGTCTAGTTTCGAGTTTAAGAAATCTTTCCTGTAAAGATTGCCATTGTTGCCATAAATCATAACGATTTTTCTTCAACAAATTTACTAAAGTAGGAAGTTCTTTGCTAACTTTTGATTTCAGCACTTCTTTGAGCCACTCATCTAATATTACGCTATCCTGTATTGAACCTAAAATTTCTTGAATATTTTTGACTTGTGCAAGATAATTTGCGTATCCTTCACCGTAGAAACTGGTAAATAATTCCATCTGATACCGCAATCTTTTCGCTTGCTTGCGTAAACCATGTAAATCTTCAGCCAAATTCGTTGATAATTGTTTTTCTACTTGTTTCTCATCAAAGTTAGTCGAAATAACAACTTTATTTTCTTCTACTGTAGTTCCTACTAACCAACCAGGATGCAGCAAAAAATGACTCAACTCAGGTAAAAGTAAATCCGGCAAACCTTGTTGAATTGTTAAATTTGCTAATTGAAAATATTCGGGTTTTTCTAACCATTCTTGTAATCCGGTTTTCAAAGATTTGTAACGTTCGCTTTTAAATAGCGCTTTTACATCCGCTACTGCATCTACACGCTGTTCTTCCAAAGTGTTAATAACTTTATCTAAAATTGCTCTTTCTTTTTTAGGCAGTTGTGGCTTATATGTATTAGTTAAAGTCTCTTTTAAGACATCTAAATCTCTTAAAGAACCTAGGCAAGCAGCAATTTTCTTAATATTTTTATCGTTAGCCGACTTCGGAAAATTGACAATAGAATTAATACTAGTTACAGTAGTACGCAAACGACGCATACCGACGCGCATTTGATGCAAAGCTTCGGCATCTTTAT comes from Rivularia sp. PCC 7116 and encodes:
- a CDS encoding N-acetylmuramoyl-L-alanine amidase, with product MFFAIDIGHNCPPYDTGARTNKYSEDALTKLVGELVIGKLRLRKHKVISVTPQSAYSTDDSLMQRARKANQLDADYFISIHFNAFSSPRANGSEVYVYDLRSAARPLAQSVVSNIASLGFFNRGVKKARFRVLELTAMPAILIECCFISSDKDMRLFNAEKMATAIVDGLVGKEEITTISGTLKVRYTTYLKPSSDQSSNINPSQLKVIQPGDYPGKLVAKEESHYAVELENEMGSGLREVDYIYTGHSDFIAD
- a CDS encoding CHAD domain-containing protein, with product MTLATKPKVTTLKDYTYNAIDKNFKKIWKWEKSVKNDKDAEALHQMRVGMRRLRTTVTSINSIVNFPKSANDKNIKKIAACLGSLRDLDVLKETLTNTYKPQLPKKERAILDKVINTLEEQRVDAVADVKALFKSERYKSLKTGLQEWLEKPEYFQLANLTIQQGLPDLLLPELSHFLLHPGWLVGTTVEENKVVISTNFDEKQVEKQLSTNLAEDLHGLRKQAKRLRYQMELFTSFYGEGYANYLAQVKNIQEILGSIQDSVILDEWLKEVLKSKVSKELPTLVNLLKKNRYDLWQQWQSLQERFLKLETRHEFHLIILHPAVT